In Oscillatoria salina IIICB1, the genomic window GGTAGGAGAGGGGTTGGGGGAGAGGTTATCATTAGAACGAGGGGAAAAACGCGAAAGTCACGTCATCCTTCGCTTCGCGAAGGATCTCACCAGATCCTTCGCGAAGCGAAGGATGACATTTATAAAACGATCTGTTCAGCGATGACATTGATGAAACGCTCTACTCAGGATGACATTGGTGAAACGCTCTACTCAGGATGACATTGGTGAAACGATCTGTTCAGTGATGACATTGGTGAAACGATCTGTTCAGCGATAACATTAATGAAACGAAAAATAAGCTTTAACCAATTTGGCATTCTGTTAGTTTGGCGGCTAAAACTTCGGCGTGTTCCCACCATTTGTAGCCGCCAACCCAAGCACGAGAAGGTAAATGTCCTACGGGTGCTTTGAGGCTAAAAATGAATCCGGCGTAGTCAGAATGGGGACGATGTACTGACCAACCAACTAGGTCACAAAAGTGATGATATTCGCCGTTTACTTGCTCGTAAATCTGTTTTTGGACGCGAAAACCAAATTGTCCTTTGCTGTAGTTTACCCAGAGCATATCTAACATTTGTAAGTGTCCGCAGGGTAAGTTTTTGATGTCGCTTTTATAAAGATAGCTGCTGTTTCCTTTACCCACTAATTGACATAAAATTGCTCTGGTTTCTTCGTCTGCTTGTCGCCATTTTTTTCTTTTTAAAAGTAGTCGCAGTCTGCTGTAGTCGATTTCAATTGGGGTGTTAATTTCGGTGGGTGTGGCAATTATTTCTGTGGGGGTTAGTGGAGAAGCTGAAGTGTTATCAATTAGTGTCGGCTCATTTGTTTTTGGTGGTAAATTGGCGCTTTTTTGTAGTTCGTTAGTCGAGGTTTGAGGAGAGGAAAAGGAGCGTAAAATAGTCGCGGAATTGATGATTTTCAAGACTTCTCCTGCGGAACGATAGCGGTTTTTTAGGGAAGGTTGCAATAATTTATCGAGGATTTTTCCTATTTTAGGACTGATGTTAGTTCCCGCAGGTAAATGTTCGCGCCATGTCCATGTTTCGCTGATTACATCGTATAATTCTAAGGGAGATATTCCAGTTAATAAGTCGATACAAGTAACGCCTAAACTGTATAAGTCGCTAGCAGGTAAAACTTTACCTCTGGTTTGTTCGGGAGCCATGTATTCGGGTGTACCAACGATGGTTGCACCACCCATGATTGCGGTATTAGTAAGTACGCGGGCAATGCCAAAATCGATTAAAATAAGTTTGTTATCTCGGCTGCGACGCATGATGTTATCTGGTTTGATATCGCGATGGATTACGCGGCGATCGTGGATGTATTGTAGTACTGGTAAGATGTCTTTTAATAATTGCCAAATTTTTGCTTCTATATCGGGGCAGTTTTGCCATGATTCTTCAGTTAAATTATGTCCATCAATTAGTTCTTGAACTAAATATAAATGTCCTTTTTCTTCAAAATGTGCTAATAAGGTGGGGATTTGGGGATGTTTGCCTAATTCATCTAAACGTAGGGCTTCTTGTTGAAAAAGTTGGACGATCTTTTTGGCGATATTGGGGTTGGGGGATTGAAAATATAGTTGTTTGATGACACAATGAGGTTGAGATGGTAAATGTTGGTCTGTGCCAAAGAAGGTTTTGCCAAATCCGCCTTGACCGAGAGGACGCAGCGCCAAATAACGTTGTTTCAGGAGTAGAGAAGCTCCGCAACTATGGCAAAATTCACTTAAATCGGGGTTTTCAGGTTGACGACAGAGAGGGTTGAGACAATAGGGCATAATAGCAGCGATCGCGCAATTCTTTCCCTCAGTATAGGGACTGGGGATTGGGGACTGGGGACTGGGGACTGGGGACTGGGGACTGGGGATTAGGGATTGGGGACTGGTGACTGGGGATTGGGGATTGGGGACTGGTGATTAGGAAAACTTTGCTGCAAATTCCTGCTTGTCTCCCTCTTTTATCGATCGCGTTCTCGTTTGAATTTCATCTAAGCACAAAAGTTCCCCAAAAACCAGCTATTTCAGCCGATTCTATTCTTGCACAGAAGTTACAATTTCTGGCGATCGCTTGCATAAACGTCCATCTTCGAGATAAATAATGCGATCGGCAAGATCCAAAATTCGGTTATCATGAGTAACGAGTAAAATCGTGCAGCCTTGCTCTTTGGCTAAATTGTGCATAAGATCGACTACATCCCGTCCTGATTTTTTATCTAAAGCGGCTGTAGGTTCGTCTGCAAGGAGGATTTTCGGGTGTGTGACTAAAGCCCGCGCGATCGCAACTCGCTGTTTTTGTCCGCCGGATAAGTCAGCCGGATAATAATTAATTCTATCTCCTAAACCTACTTGTTTGAGCATTTCCGCAGCTTGTTGATAACGTTCCTGCTTGGAAAATGTACCATGTACTTCTAAGCCCATTTGCACATTTTGCAGCGCAGTTAAGCTACCATGCAAATTATGCGCTTGGAAAATATAACCATTGTTACGTCTGGCTTTGACTAACTTATTTTCCTTAGCTTGACAAAGTTCCTCCCCGACTACTTTTAGACTACCCGATTGAGCAGTCCGTAAGCCACCAATCAGCGACAGGAGAGTCGTTTTTCCCGAACCGGAGGGCCCAGTCATAATCACAATTTCTCCGGGGTAAATCGCTAAATTAATGTCAAATAAGACCTGTTTTCGCAGGTGTCCCGAACCGAAATAATGATTTAAATTAGCGATCGCAATTACAGGTTGTTCCGCCATCATCAATTTTCCTCTAAAATATATCAGCAGGGTCAGCAGCTTGGAGTCGGCGAGTCGCGATCGCACCGGAAGCGTTACACATTACCAGTGTGAGGATAAACACGATGATGATGCGACTCACAGGCATAGCTAAAGGTAATGCTGTTGCAGCCGCAGTTAGTTGATATGCACCCCAAGCAATTCCTAAACCGGGTATAAATCCCAAAACTGATAAAATTAAAGCTTCTTCAAAAATTATGCCTAACAAGTAACTATTTCGATAGCCCATTGCTTTGAATGTCGCATATTCCGCTAAGTGACTATTTACATCCGTTGAAAGCACTTGATAAACAATTACGATACCAACAATAAAGCCCATTGCTGTACCCAAACCAAAAACAAATCCGATGGGTGAGTTGGATTGGATATAATCTAGTTCAAAATCAACATAACCCTCACTGGTTAACACCTGCACATCATCAGGTAATCGCCCTTGTAAAGCTTTTTGCACCGCTTCTGGTTGATAATTAGGCTGGAGACGAATTAATCCTAAACTTACAGCCCCAGCATCACGTTTGGGAACCAGTCGTAAAAAGTTTTGGTCGCTGGTAATCAAAGCGCCATCATCAGCAAAAGATGCACCAACTTTAAACAATCCGGCGATCGTCACCGTTCGTTGTCCGATTTCGGTATTAATTATTTTCCCTTGTTCGAGTTCAATAATCAAATCATCATATTCGCCTCGCGAGGCTTGGTCGAATAAAATTGTATCTGGTAGCCGAATTGCGTCTAACTGTTGGTTGACTTCAGGTAAATTAAAAGCAGGGCGATCGGGATTTTGTC contains:
- a CDS encoding serine/threonine-protein kinase — encoded protein: MPYCLNPLCRQPENPDLSEFCHSCGASLLLKQRYLALRPLGQGGFGKTFFGTDQHLPSQPHCVIKQLYFQSPNPNIAKKIVQLFQQEALRLDELGKHPQIPTLLAHFEEKGHLYLVQELIDGHNLTEESWQNCPDIEAKIWQLLKDILPVLQYIHDRRVIHRDIKPDNIMRRSRDNKLILIDFGIARVLTNTAIMGGATIVGTPEYMAPEQTRGKVLPASDLYSLGVTCIDLLTGISPLELYDVISETWTWREHLPAGTNISPKIGKILDKLLQPSLKNRYRSAGEVLKIINSATILRSFSSPQTSTNELQKSANLPPKTNEPTLIDNTSASPLTPTEIIATPTEINTPIEIDYSRLRLLLKRKKWRQADEETRAILCQLVGKGNSSYLYKSDIKNLPCGHLQMLDMLWVNYSKGQFGFRVQKQIYEQVNGEYHHFCDLVGWSVHRPHSDYAGFIFSLKAPVGHLPSRAWVGGYKWWEHAEVLAAKLTECQIG
- a CDS encoding DevA family ABC transporter ATP-binding protein yields the protein MAEQPVIAIANLNHYFGSGHLRKQVLFDINLAIYPGEIVIMTGPSGSGKTTLLSLIGGLRTAQSGSLKVVGEELCQAKENKLVKARRNNGYIFQAHNLHGSLTALQNVQMGLEVHGTFSKQERYQQAAEMLKQVGLGDRINYYPADLSGGQKQRVAIARALVTHPKILLADEPTAALDKKSGRDVVDLMHNLAKEQGCTILLVTHDNRILDLADRIIYLEDGRLCKRSPEIVTSVQE
- the devC gene encoding ABC transporter permease DevC encodes the protein MLGLIKTLRERTPLGLLQLKHDRLRLLTAIAGITFADVLIFMQLGFADALYKTNTQYPRTLQADLVLISTQAKNFGQLRTFTRRRLYQALDVPGVATAEGLYLGSVQWRNPQTQKKTSMLLIGQNPDRPAFNLPEVNQQLDAIRLPDTILFDQASRGEYDDLIIELEQGKIINTEIGQRTVTIAGLFKVGASFADDGALITSDQNFLRLVPKRDAGAVSLGLIRLQPNYQPEAVQKALQGRLPDDVQVLTSEGYVDFELDYIQSNSPIGFVFGLGTAMGFIVGIVIVYQVLSTDVNSHLAEYATFKAMGYRNSYLLGIIFEEALILSVLGFIPGLGIAWGAYQLTAAATALPLAMPVSRIIIVFILTLVMCNASGAIATRRLQAADPADIF